In Pirellula sp. SH-Sr6A, the DNA window AATCTTCTCGAGGTTCTCGATCCTATCGCTGATTTGTCGCCGGTGGCCAAGAGTTTGACCATGGACGATCGACTGCTCTCGGTTCTTTTCGATCTCTATGGTGAGCCTGCCGAACTTTTCAAAGACAAGTTGATCTACAAACCGCCCGGTGCACTAGGTGCATCTCTTCACCAAGACTGGATTGCATGGCCCGGATTTCCCACCACCTTCCTCACCGTGTTGGTGGCGATCGATCCTTTCACCGAGAAAAGCGGTGCAACCGAGGTATATCCACGAGGGCACTTGAACGGGACCTTATCACCGATGGACGGAAAACATCATGTGCTTTCCGAAGAGCAGATGGAGTGCGAACCGGTCTCATTGGTTTTGGATCCAGGAGATATCGCAATATTTGGTTGCATGGTGCCCCATCGTTCTTCCGCCAACACGAGCGACACATCACGACGCGGTTATTTCATCAGCTACAACGCTCGTTCCGATGGCGGCCAGCAGTACCCCAAACACTACCAAGAATTCCACTCCTGGATCCGCTCCAGAATCCCCACCGGACATGAAGACCGACTCTATTTCCAGTAGCAAGCTACCACTGCAGTTCGAATGGTTGACGTGGGGATGGCTGCCAATTGTCATCGGTGCGATGGCGATGACGGCAACGTACCCAGGTCGAACCCACGGGTTGGGAATGGTAACCGAACCACTTCTTCAGGATTTCCAACTCGACGATCCGGCAGGGCGAGTCTTCTTTGCATCGCTGAATTTCTGGGGGACAATACTGGGTGCATCTTTTTGCTTACCCATCGGATGGCTTCTCGATCGCGTCGATCGTCGTACGGTTTTGACACTTAACATGATCCTCCTCGGACTCGCCGTGATGTGGATGGCCACCGTCGAATCCTGGCAAGCACTTTTTATTGGCATCCTACTCTCGAGAGGCTTGGGTCAGAGCGCTTTGTCCGTCGTGAGTTTGAGTATCGTCGCGCGATCTTTTTCCAAGAAGCATTTGGGGATGGCGATGGCCCTCTACGCGGTGCTCGCGATGCCATTCCACTTGCTGCTGATCCAAGGGGTCGGGATCGCGCTCACCCAGTACGAGCTTCCTTGGAGATCGGTCTGGTCCTGCGTGGGGATCTCTCTATTGGTCCTATCGTTGAGCTCTCTTCTTCTAGGGGCAGACAAACATCGAGACGCCATCGAAGGACCGTCGTCGCCACTACGAGGAGCGAGTTTGAGGATGGCTTTGCAGACTCCCGCGTTTTGGATGTTTAGTTGCACGATCGCATTGTGGGGAATGATCTACAGCGGAGTGGCGCTTTTCAACGTGGATATCTTCCGAGAGCGGGGCTTCGACGAGAAGATCTACTTCCAAGTCCTCACTTGGATCAGCATCATCGCCGTCGCCTCGAAGTTTCTGTTCGGTTGGCTGGTCAACTATGTTTCGCTCTCGAAGCTTCTTGCCATTTCCCTTTTGGTA includes these proteins:
- a CDS encoding MFS transporter, coding for MKTDSISSSKLPLQFEWLTWGWLPIVIGAMAMTATYPGRTHGLGMVTEPLLQDFQLDDPAGRVFFASLNFWGTILGASFCLPIGWLLDRVDRRTVLTLNMILLGLAVMWMATVESWQALFIGILLSRGLGQSALSVVSLSIVARSFSKKHLGMAMALYAVLAMPFHLLLIQGVGIALTQYELPWRSVWSCVGISLLVLSLSSLLLGADKHRDAIEGPSSPLRGASLRMALQTPAFWMFSCTIALWGMIYSGVALFNVDIFRERGFDEKIYFQVLTWISIIAVASKFLFGWLVNYVSLSKLLAISLLVTSLSLVGLPWATHTWHAFLYGSAIGIASGAVALLFFATWAKLFGQRELGKIQGMAQMLTVLASASGPLVFSFSKQWTSSYTIVFQILAAVMFVLAIAAWLTPIPQFDEAEPK
- a CDS encoding phytanoyl-CoA dioxygenase family protein; this translates as MTTNETLHHDSHRILNEAAIRQYHEEGYLTLKQFFAPEKIEELGKDVDRVLVENRAILDPRNMRVRFKPHHATGANLLEVLDPIADLSPVAKSLTMDDRLLSVLFDLYGEPAELFKDKLIYKPPGALGASLHQDWIAWPGFPTTFLTVLVAIDPFTEKSGATEVYPRGHLNGTLSPMDGKHHVLSEEQMECEPVSLVLDPGDIAIFGCMVPHRSSANTSDTSRRGYFISYNARSDGGQQYPKHYQEFHSWIRSRIPTGHEDRLYFQ